Proteins from a single region of Microbacterium sp. zg-Y818:
- a CDS encoding endo-1,4-beta-xylanase codes for MLPDPRDRRVTGRVRLIDASGRPLAGATAAVEQTAHAFGFGNIGFDFVEWIGGAPESPNGREIEFFGGALQPDPERLAADFLELFNTVTLPFYWRGYEPQRGRTDGARLRRTAEWFGERGVTVKGHPLVWHTLTPPWLLALDDDEAEAALRSRIRDIVTGFAGVINLWDAINEAVILPVFTAEANAVTRLAQRKGRLGMIALAFEEARAANPAARLVLNDFDLSESYERLIAECLDAGIEIDALGLQTHMHQGYRGEEQVWEVMERFARFGLPLQLTETTLLSGDLMPPHIEDLNDYVVDEWPSTPEGEARQADEIVRHYRTVFAHPAVESLTYWGITDHGSWLGAPVGLLRADGSRKPAFDALRGLIRGEWWLAATPVTADADGVVEVMGYPGTYRVDVGQDAVEVALTEDAGTVDVVAERARRRGTTTGR; via the coding sequence GTGCTGCCTGACCCGCGCGATCGCCGCGTCACCGGCCGCGTCCGTCTGATCGACGCGTCGGGACGCCCTCTCGCCGGTGCCACCGCCGCGGTCGAGCAGACCGCCCACGCGTTCGGGTTCGGCAACATCGGATTCGACTTCGTGGAATGGATCGGCGGGGCACCCGAGTCACCCAACGGACGGGAGATCGAGTTCTTCGGCGGCGCCCTGCAGCCGGACCCCGAGCGCCTGGCGGCCGACTTTCTGGAGCTCTTCAACACCGTGACGCTGCCGTTCTACTGGCGCGGGTATGAGCCCCAGCGCGGCCGCACCGACGGTGCGCGCCTGCGGCGGACCGCGGAGTGGTTCGGTGAGCGTGGCGTCACGGTCAAGGGGCATCCGCTGGTGTGGCACACCCTCACCCCGCCGTGGCTGCTGGCCCTCGACGACGATGAGGCCGAGGCGGCTCTCCGCTCACGCATCCGCGACATCGTGACCGGATTCGCCGGCGTCATCAACCTGTGGGATGCCATCAACGAGGCGGTCATCCTCCCGGTCTTCACCGCCGAGGCCAATGCCGTGACACGACTTGCGCAGCGCAAGGGCCGGCTGGGCATGATCGCGCTGGCGTTCGAAGAGGCGCGCGCGGCCAATCCCGCCGCGCGGCTCGTCCTCAATGACTTCGACCTGTCGGAGAGCTACGAGCGGCTCATCGCGGAGTGCCTGGACGCCGGCATCGAGATCGACGCCCTCGGACTGCAGACCCACATGCACCAGGGGTACCGCGGCGAGGAGCAGGTGTGGGAGGTCATGGAGCGGTTCGCCCGGTTCGGGCTGCCGCTGCAGCTGACCGAGACGACGCTTCTCTCCGGCGACCTCATGCCGCCCCACATCGAGGACCTCAACGATTACGTCGTCGACGAGTGGCCCTCGACGCCGGAGGGCGAGGCGCGGCAAGCTGACGAGATCGTGCGCCACTACCGCACGGTCTTCGCCCATCCCGCCGTCGAGTCGCTCACGTACTGGGGCATCACCGACCACGGCTCGTGGCTCGGCGCCCCGGTGGGGCTGCTGCGCGCGGACGGTTCGCGAAAGCCCGCGTTCGATGCCTTGCGCGGGCTGATCCGCGGCGAGTGGTGGCTGGCCGCGACGCCGGTCACCGCCGACGCCGACGGTGTCGTCGAGGTGATGGGGTATCCCGGAACCTACCGCGTGGACGTCGGGCAGGATGCCGTCGAGGTCGCCCTGACGGAGGATGCCGGCACGGTCGATGTCGTTGCTGAACGAGCACGTCGTCGAGGTACAACGACCGGAAGGTAG
- a CDS encoding CoA ester lyase, whose translation MTAPSVATCPTPSLTSDLARSWLLVSARDVERFTPAAEGDADEVILDIEDAVDPSFKDAARRDVVAWLSANSAWVRINCRESPHWDDDVAELRGSPGLRGVVLAKVESAAAATETFVALGRTVPVVALIESALGIEEAVAIARAEGVMRLAFGSGDYRRDTGASADDLAMAYPRSRLVVASRIGGLPGPIDGPTVTPGLSLLREQSAVGVSHGMTGKLCLFPEQASVVNESFSPSRSDVAWARGFLADFDERGGVVRDGSDLPRLGRARRIEELALAFNLSVD comes from the coding sequence GTGACCGCTCCCTCCGTCGCGACGTGCCCGACCCCGTCCCTGACCAGCGATCTCGCCCGCTCGTGGCTTCTCGTCTCGGCGCGTGACGTCGAGCGGTTCACCCCCGCGGCCGAGGGCGATGCGGACGAAGTGATCCTCGATATCGAGGATGCCGTTGACCCCTCCTTCAAGGATGCCGCTCGGCGCGACGTCGTGGCCTGGCTGTCGGCCAACAGCGCCTGGGTGCGCATCAACTGTCGCGAGAGCCCGCACTGGGACGACGACGTCGCGGAGTTGCGTGGCTCCCCGGGGCTCCGCGGCGTCGTCCTCGCGAAGGTCGAATCGGCGGCCGCCGCCACGGAGACCTTCGTGGCGCTCGGGAGGACGGTTCCCGTCGTCGCGCTCATCGAGTCCGCGCTGGGGATCGAAGAGGCGGTCGCCATCGCGCGTGCGGAGGGCGTCATGCGTCTGGCGTTCGGCAGCGGCGACTATCGGCGCGACACCGGCGCGAGCGCGGATGATCTGGCGATGGCATACCCTCGGTCGCGGCTTGTCGTGGCATCCCGCATCGGAGGGCTCCCCGGTCCCATCGACGGTCCCACCGTCACTCCCGGGCTTTCGCTGCTGCGGGAGCAGTCGGCGGTCGGGGTGTCCCACGGCATGACGGGCAAGCTCTGCCTCTTCCCTGAGCAGGCGAGTGTCGTGAACGAATCGTTCAGCCCGTCCCGGTCCGACGTGGCCTGGGCGCGGGGGTTCCTCGCCGACTTCGACGAGCGGGGTGGTGTCGTCCGCGATGGCAGCGATCTGCCCCGACTCGGCAGGGCCAGACGGATCGAAGAACTCGCCCTCGCGTTCAACCTCAGCGTCGACTGA
- a CDS encoding NAD-dependent succinate-semialdehyde dehydrogenase, with protein MVITSVNPATEEAIATFELHTADQVDQKLTAAVSAQRVWRRTPVEERTALLTRIAEVLREGAEEYAQIITREMGKPITEARAEIEKCAVTLDYYAEQAPAFLADEPIASNASESGVVFDPLGVVLAIMPWNYPFWQFFRFAAPALAAGNAPFLKHANNVPESALAVEEIVRKAGAPEGLCTTVLIESHRVAGLIEDDRIAAVTLTGSTQVGRIVASQAGKALKKQVLELGGSDPFIVLAGADIAQAARVAVKARFTNVGQSCVNAKRFIVEESVADEFVAAFVKHASALKVGDPSEGDTHIGPLARGDLRDELHDQVLRTLEHGRAVLKLGGAPLEGPGYFYPPTIIDHVEPGDTAFEEETFGPVAAIIRARDVEHAVELANDTEFGLGAALWTQDLDLARTLTRRIDAGAVFVNGMVVSDARLPFGGIKASGYGRELGDYGLREFVNIKTVWIGPASDAAPVAAEKIGE; from the coding sequence ATGGTCATCACGTCGGTCAACCCGGCAACGGAAGAGGCCATCGCCACCTTCGAGCTGCACACGGCCGACCAGGTCGATCAGAAGCTCACTGCGGCGGTCAGCGCGCAGCGCGTGTGGCGTCGCACTCCGGTCGAGGAGCGCACCGCACTTCTCACCCGCATCGCCGAGGTGCTGCGAGAGGGCGCGGAAGAGTACGCGCAGATCATCACGCGTGAGATGGGCAAGCCCATCACCGAAGCCCGCGCCGAGATCGAGAAGTGCGCCGTCACGCTGGACTACTACGCCGAGCAGGCTCCGGCGTTCCTCGCCGATGAGCCCATCGCGTCCAACGCGAGCGAAAGCGGGGTGGTGTTCGATCCGCTCGGTGTCGTGCTCGCGATCATGCCGTGGAACTACCCGTTCTGGCAGTTCTTCCGCTTCGCCGCCCCTGCCCTGGCGGCCGGTAACGCTCCGTTCCTCAAGCACGCCAACAACGTGCCCGAGTCGGCGCTCGCCGTCGAGGAGATCGTGCGCAAGGCCGGCGCGCCCGAAGGGCTCTGCACCACGGTGCTGATCGAGTCGCACCGCGTCGCCGGACTCATCGAGGACGACCGCATCGCCGCGGTGACGCTCACCGGCTCCACGCAGGTGGGCAGGATCGTCGCATCCCAGGCGGGCAAGGCCCTCAAGAAGCAGGTGCTCGAGCTGGGTGGATCCGACCCCTTCATCGTGCTCGCCGGGGCAGACATCGCGCAGGCCGCCAGGGTGGCCGTCAAGGCGCGTTTCACGAACGTGGGGCAGAGCTGCGTCAACGCGAAGCGGTTCATCGTGGAGGAGTCGGTGGCCGACGAGTTCGTCGCCGCCTTCGTGAAGCATGCATCCGCGCTGAAGGTCGGCGATCCGAGTGAGGGCGACACCCACATCGGCCCCCTGGCGCGCGGCGACCTGCGTGATGAGCTCCATGACCAGGTGCTCCGCACTCTCGAGCACGGACGCGCCGTTCTCAAGCTCGGCGGCGCGCCCCTGGAAGGCCCGGGCTACTTCTATCCGCCGACGATCATCGACCACGTCGAGCCGGGGGACACTGCGTTCGAGGAGGAGACGTTCGGTCCCGTCGCCGCCATCATCCGCGCGCGCGACGTCGAGCACGCCGTCGAGCTGGCGAACGACACGGAGTTCGGTCTCGGAGCCGCGTTGTGGACGCAGGACCTGGACCTCGCGCGCACCCTGACGCGTCGCATCGACGCGGGTGCCGTGTTCGTGAACGGCATGGTCGTCTCGGACGCCCGTCTGCCCTTCGGCGGCATCAAGGCGTCGGGGTACGGCCGTGAGCTCGGCGACTACGGTCTGCGCGAGTTCGTCAACATCAAGACGGTGTGGATCGGGCCCGCGTCGGATGCCGCTCCGGTTGCCGCAGAGAAGATCGGCGAGTGA
- a CDS encoding zinc-binding dehydrogenase → MKGLVFTGGEAVEVRDFPDPQAGAGEAVVRVRASGVCGSDLPRYRDEAGSKGIIPGHEPAGEVVELGPGVPPGLRVGDRVMVHHYAGCGFCEVCAMGFEQACPNDRVTYGTGAHGGHAEFISVPARTLVHLPEELSFEAGAAIACGTGTAWNGLKKMDISGRDTVAVFGQGPVGVSGVVSAKAMGARVIAVDISDERLDFARELGADVTINPLQTDVVAAVAEVTGGRGATASLETSGAEVARQQALEVLSYFGKCSYIGNGAPSRIDIRGEVIRKVLTIYGSWTFTKAEQIDIARFMVDNRVDLDALISTRYPLSEGERAYREFAGGAIGKPMIVFDA, encoded by the coding sequence ATGAAGGGTCTGGTGTTCACCGGCGGCGAAGCGGTGGAGGTCCGGGACTTCCCGGATCCCCAGGCTGGTGCCGGCGAGGCCGTCGTCCGAGTGCGGGCGTCCGGCGTCTGCGGCAGCGATCTGCCGCGGTACCGGGACGAAGCCGGCAGCAAGGGGATCATCCCCGGCCACGAACCGGCCGGCGAGGTCGTCGAGCTCGGACCCGGGGTCCCCCCGGGGCTGCGCGTGGGTGACCGGGTGATGGTCCACCACTACGCGGGGTGCGGATTCTGCGAGGTCTGCGCGATGGGATTCGAGCAGGCATGCCCGAACGACCGGGTGACGTACGGCACCGGCGCCCACGGCGGACACGCCGAGTTCATCTCGGTGCCCGCGAGGACGCTCGTGCACCTTCCCGAGGAGCTCTCCTTCGAGGCGGGCGCGGCGATCGCCTGCGGCACCGGCACGGCGTGGAACGGCCTGAAGAAGATGGACATCTCGGGGAGGGACACCGTCGCCGTCTTCGGCCAGGGGCCGGTCGGCGTCAGCGGCGTCGTCAGCGCGAAGGCGATGGGCGCGCGCGTGATCGCGGTCGACATCTCTGACGAGCGGCTCGACTTCGCCCGCGAACTCGGTGCCGACGTGACGATCAACCCGTTGCAGACCGACGTCGTCGCCGCGGTCGCGGAGGTCACCGGCGGTAGGGGCGCAACGGCATCCCTCGAGACATCGGGAGCGGAGGTCGCGCGCCAGCAGGCGCTCGAGGTGCTCTCCTACTTCGGGAAGTGCAGCTACATCGGCAACGGTGCGCCGAGCCGCATCGACATCCGCGGTGAGGTGATCCGCAAGGTGCTCACGATCTACGGCTCGTGGACCTTCACGAAGGCGGAGCAGATCGACATCGCGCGGTTCATGGTCGACAACCGCGTGGACCTCGACGCGCTCATCAGCACGCGCTATCCCCTGAGCGAGGGCGAGCGGGCCTACCGCGAGTTCGCGGGCGGAGCCATCGGCAAGCCGATGATCGTGTTCGACGCGTGA
- a CDS encoding aldehyde dehydrogenase family protein, which produces MTDLSASDVRPMYVGGEWTHGRGGNPPMATFDPTTGREIARVTAATAGDVDDAVRAAQRGAAQWRALSWTARAGVLREMAKRIRDDVERLCLIDVENAGIPISAARRDVLRAADEIEYFAGIAGEVKGITIPAPAGGLAYTLREPYGVVGRIIPFNHPFNFAAAKVAAPLAAGNAVILKAPDQAPLGPLALAELVGDLFPAGVLNVLTGTGIEVGHAISSHPKIPRIGFIGSVPAGQAVMRAGAEHIKHVTLELGGKNPMIICEDMDPKLAAREAINGMNMRKTMGQSCQSNSRVFVHESIAEEFVAELEQIVRGIEIGDPREEGTEMGPVAFEAHFDRVLTHIEQAKEDGARLIFGGGRPEGRDEGYFIAPTVFDGVTPEMRLFHNEVFGPVMAVCRWSDEDEMIEQINATEFGLTARIWTNDLGRANRIVSKVDAGFVWINESGRKDRGIPVGGFKLSGLGKESCLEEIISYTREKSVTTTFAAHA; this is translated from the coding sequence ATGACCGATCTGTCAGCATCCGACGTACGACCGATGTACGTGGGTGGCGAATGGACCCATGGGCGCGGCGGAAACCCGCCGATGGCGACGTTTGACCCGACGACCGGGCGCGAGATCGCGCGAGTGACCGCGGCAACGGCAGGCGACGTCGACGACGCCGTCCGCGCCGCGCAGCGAGGGGCCGCCCAGTGGCGGGCGCTGTCCTGGACGGCGCGGGCCGGCGTGCTCCGCGAGATGGCGAAGCGGATTCGCGACGACGTGGAGCGGCTCTGCCTGATCGACGTCGAGAACGCCGGCATCCCGATCTCCGCCGCACGTCGGGACGTCCTGCGTGCGGCCGACGAGATCGAGTACTTCGCGGGCATCGCCGGCGAGGTGAAGGGCATCACGATCCCCGCTCCGGCCGGGGGTCTGGCCTACACCCTGCGGGAGCCGTATGGCGTGGTCGGGCGGATCATCCCCTTCAACCACCCCTTCAACTTCGCGGCGGCCAAGGTCGCCGCACCCCTGGCCGCCGGCAACGCCGTGATCCTCAAGGCGCCCGACCAGGCACCGCTCGGGCCGCTCGCCCTGGCGGAGCTCGTGGGCGATCTGTTCCCCGCCGGCGTGCTCAACGTGCTCACCGGAACCGGCATCGAGGTCGGCCACGCCATCTCGTCGCACCCGAAGATCCCTCGCATCGGGTTCATCGGCAGCGTCCCCGCCGGCCAGGCGGTCATGCGCGCGGGTGCCGAGCACATCAAGCACGTGACGCTGGAGCTCGGCGGCAAGAATCCCATGATCATCTGCGAGGACATGGACCCGAAGCTCGCCGCCCGCGAAGCGATCAACGGCATGAACATGCGCAAGACCATGGGGCAGTCGTGCCAGTCGAACTCGCGCGTGTTCGTGCACGAGAGCATCGCCGAGGAGTTCGTCGCGGAGCTCGAGCAGATCGTCCGCGGCATCGAGATCGGCGACCCGCGGGAGGAGGGGACCGAGATGGGCCCCGTCGCCTTCGAGGCCCACTTCGACCGGGTGCTCACGCACATCGAGCAGGCCAAGGAGGATGGCGCGCGCCTGATCTTCGGCGGCGGCCGCCCGGAGGGTCGGGACGAGGGCTACTTCATCGCGCCGACCGTCTTCGACGGTGTCACGCCGGAGATGCGCCTGTTCCACAACGAGGTCTTCGGCCCGGTCATGGCGGTGTGCCGCTGGAGCGACGAGGACGAGATGATCGAGCAGATCAACGCCACGGAATTCGGCCTCACCGCGCGCATCTGGACGAACGACCTGGGGCGGGCGAACCGCATCGTGTCGAAGGTGGATGCCGGCTTCGTCTGGATCAACGAGTCGGGACGCAAGGACCGCGGCATCCCCGTCGGCGGTTTCAAGCTCAGCGGCCTGGGCAAGGAGTCGTGCCTCGAGGAGATCATCAGCTACACCCGCGAGAAGTCGGTCACGACGACGTTCGCGGCCCACGCATGA
- a CDS encoding ABC transporter permease: MTSSIYVPRTEFDARGPATGVVTTRLAKRKRARPPIFVAVPMLIMLVFLFVGIFGQWITPYDYGAQNLSNRFAPPGSEGHLLGTDHLGRDILSGLIGGARITLIIGFVVLIFGVVLGVGIGVISGYVGGRFDAFMMRITDIWLAFPFLILAIALVAALGGGLDKLIIALVLVAWVVFARPIRGEAMSLREREYILSARALGVSPTKIIVKHLLPNLLPSILVLSSLELGAIILMEASLSFLGLGVTGGEATWGGMLSDGRAYIGSSWWLATIPGIAIFALVMSVNVIGEWFRDVFDPRNSSRAQVSQEIALP; the protein is encoded by the coding sequence ATGACATCATCCATCTACGTTCCGCGCACCGAGTTCGATGCACGCGGCCCGGCAACGGGCGTGGTCACGACGCGGCTCGCCAAGCGCAAGCGTGCCCGCCCGCCGATCTTCGTGGCGGTGCCGATGCTCATCATGCTCGTGTTCCTGTTCGTGGGCATCTTCGGTCAGTGGATCACCCCCTACGACTACGGCGCGCAGAACCTGTCCAACCGCTTCGCCCCGCCGGGAAGCGAGGGTCACCTGCTCGGCACCGATCACCTGGGCCGCGACATCCTGTCGGGTCTGATCGGGGGTGCGCGCATCACCCTCATCATCGGGTTCGTGGTGCTCATCTTCGGCGTCGTGCTGGGCGTCGGGATCGGCGTGATCAGCGGGTACGTCGGGGGTCGGTTCGACGCGTTCATGATGCGGATCACCGATATCTGGCTGGCGTTCCCATTCCTGATCCTGGCGATCGCCCTGGTCGCAGCCCTCGGCGGAGGGCTCGACAAGCTGATCATCGCGCTGGTGCTGGTGGCCTGGGTGGTTTTCGCCCGCCCCATCCGCGGCGAAGCGATGTCGCTGCGCGAACGGGAGTACATCCTCTCGGCGCGGGCCCTCGGCGTCTCGCCCACCAAGATCATCGTCAAGCACCTGCTGCCGAACCTGCTGCCGTCGATCCTGGTCCTTTCCTCGCTGGAGCTGGGCGCGATCATCCTCATGGAGGCGTCGCTGTCGTTCCTCGGACTGGGTGTGACCGGCGGTGAGGCGACGTGGGGCGGCATGCTGTCCGACGGCCGCGCCTACATCGGCTCGTCCTGGTGGCTGGCGACCATCCCCGGCATCGCGATCTTCGCGCTGGTGATGTCCGTCAACGTCATCGGCGAGTGGTTCCGCGACGTGTTCGACCCGCGCAACAGCTCGCGTGCACAGGTCTCGCAGGAGATCGCCCTGCCGTGA
- a CDS encoding ABC transporter permease translates to MIGFIGRRVAQALLVLFGASIMVFLLVRVLPGDPVDLLAAEEGATAEQRALLRAEMGLDQPLPLQYATFILQAIRGDLGISITQRIPVSTALVEGLGATLQLTIAGMIVAVLIALPLALISALKQNSVWDRLGTVGSMFGVSMPTFWQGIMLILLLCVAFPIFPTGGIMGSSYNVPVVTYLPIVDSIIAGSPDAVWSNLRHLVLPAITLGTSAAAMLTRLLRASLLEVKNQDFVDALRARGISDGRVIMHMLRNALPTTVIVFGSKLGTLLGGTLVIEVVFSWPGLGALLVEAISARDYPVVQGAVLVATIMVILCNLLADVAQGWLDPRVQYAK, encoded by the coding sequence ATGATCGGCTTCATCGGACGCAGAGTCGCACAGGCGCTGCTGGTTCTGTTCGGCGCATCCATCATGGTGTTCCTCCTCGTGCGCGTGCTGCCAGGGGATCCGGTCGATCTCCTGGCGGCGGAGGAGGGGGCCACTGCGGAGCAGCGGGCGCTCCTGCGTGCGGAGATGGGACTGGACCAGCCTCTGCCGCTGCAGTACGCGACCTTCATCCTCCAAGCCATCCGGGGTGACCTCGGCATCTCGATCACCCAGCGCATCCCGGTGTCGACGGCGCTGGTGGAAGGGCTCGGCGCGACGCTGCAGCTGACGATCGCGGGAATGATCGTGGCCGTGCTGATCGCACTGCCGCTCGCGCTCATCTCCGCGCTGAAGCAGAACAGCGTCTGGGACCGCCTCGGCACCGTCGGCAGCATGTTCGGGGTCTCGATGCCCACGTTCTGGCAGGGGATCATGCTGATCCTGCTGCTGTGCGTCGCCTTTCCGATCTTCCCCACCGGGGGGATCATGGGGTCCTCGTACAACGTGCCGGTCGTGACCTACCTGCCCATCGTGGATTCGATCATCGCGGGATCCCCGGATGCCGTCTGGTCGAACCTCCGGCACCTGGTGCTGCCGGCGATCACCCTCGGCACGTCCGCGGCGGCGATGCTCACCCGGCTTCTGCGCGCCAGCCTGCTGGAGGTCAAGAACCAGGACTTCGTCGACGCGCTGCGCGCCCGCGGCATCTCCGACGGCAGGGTCATCATGCACATGCTGCGCAACGCTCTGCCGACGACGGTGATCGTCTTCGGCTCGAAGCTCGGCACCCTGCTCGGCGGCACCCTCGTCATCGAGGTCGTGTTCAGCTGGCCCGGGCTCGGAGCGCTCCTGGTCGAGGCGATCAGCGCCCGCGACTACCCGGTGGTCCAGGGTGCCGTGCTCGTCGCCACGATCATGGTGATCCTCTGCAACCTGCTCGCCGACGTCGCCCAAGGGTGGCTCGATCCGCGCGTGCAGTACGCGAAGTGA
- a CDS encoding ABC transporter substrate-binding protein encodes MTRTPARAIAVGLAGLALVLTSCAGGSGQASGSVQGTELVIAQTEAVQTFDPAAFRGRATQYVVRQIMTPLMELDNDLQVIPALATEWEMVSDTTWQVKLRDDVTFTNGEVFDAAAVKYNFDRILDPDTASPRRSLVVTLDSVEVVDEHTVNFHTTQRDGAFPLALAYIEMAAPGYMEEVGPEQFAKSPIGTGPFVFVSDNPGRGIILERNEDYFGEVAKVERLVIKVIPETASRIAALQSGEAHIIGNVPADLAATLFGSTEAVSASGTEVWHLGMQVERGQFADKSVRQAMQHAVNQKEIAEAVFEGGAEPLNQPAFQNMNCYNPDFEGYDFDPEKASKVLSELPPVTLDTVESEKYVAEAIAGQLRAAGLKVNVNSMEDGAYLARINAGDSELYLASWGAGRGTCDEIWRQHFHSSTRESQVFTGYTSPEVDRLIDTAFSHVPDMDAANEYYEPLIEMLMDDSPWVPIVNPDQIYGVSTSVKGFVPSPIGQYNVTGVELKE; translated from the coding sequence ATGACCCGCACGCCGGCGCGGGCGATCGCCGTGGGCCTGGCCGGCCTCGCGCTGGTGCTCACCTCCTGTGCGGGCGGATCGGGCCAGGCCTCCGGGTCGGTGCAGGGCACGGAGCTGGTCATCGCCCAGACGGAAGCGGTGCAGACGTTCGACCCGGCCGCTTTCCGAGGGCGGGCGACGCAGTACGTCGTGCGGCAGATCATGACCCCCCTTATGGAGCTCGACAACGACCTGCAGGTCATCCCCGCTCTCGCCACCGAGTGGGAGATGGTGTCGGACACCACCTGGCAGGTGAAGCTGCGGGACGACGTCACCTTCACCAACGGTGAGGTCTTCGACGCCGCCGCGGTGAAGTACAACTTCGACCGCATCCTCGACCCCGACACGGCGTCGCCGCGGCGTTCTCTCGTGGTCACCCTCGACAGCGTCGAGGTCGTCGACGAGCACACCGTCAACTTCCACACCACGCAGCGCGACGGGGCCTTCCCCCTCGCGCTCGCCTACATCGAGATGGCCGCGCCCGGCTATATGGAGGAGGTCGGTCCGGAGCAGTTCGCGAAGAGCCCGATCGGCACCGGCCCGTTCGTCTTCGTCAGCGACAATCCGGGACGCGGCATCATCCTGGAGCGCAACGAGGACTACTTCGGCGAGGTGGCCAAAGTCGAGCGCCTCGTGATCAAGGTCATCCCCGAGACGGCGAGCCGCATCGCGGCGCTGCAGTCGGGCGAGGCGCACATCATCGGCAACGTGCCCGCGGACCTGGCCGCGACGCTGTTCGGCAGCACCGAGGCCGTCTCCGCCTCGGGCACCGAGGTCTGGCACCTGGGGATGCAGGTCGAGCGCGGTCAGTTCGCCGACAAGAGCGTCCGCCAGGCGATGCAGCACGCGGTCAACCAGAAGGAGATCGCCGAGGCGGTCTTCGAGGGCGGAGCGGAGCCGCTGAACCAGCCGGCGTTCCAGAACATGAACTGCTACAACCCCGACTTCGAGGGCTACGACTTCGACCCCGAGAAGGCATCGAAGGTCCTCAGCGAGCTTCCCCCCGTGACGCTCGACACCGTCGAGAGCGAGAAGTACGTCGCCGAGGCGATCGCCGGCCAGCTGCGCGCGGCCGGGCTGAAGGTCAACGTCAACTCGATGGAGGACGGCGCCTACCTCGCCCGCATCAACGCGGGGGACAGCGAGCTGTACCTGGCCAGCTGGGGTGCCGGTCGCGGCACCTGCGACGAGATCTGGCGTCAGCACTTCCACAGCTCGACGCGCGAGTCGCAGGTGTTCACCGGCTACACCTCCCCCGAGGTCGACCGGCTCATCGACACCGCGTTCAGTCACGTCCCCGACATGGACGCGGCGAACGAGTACTACGAGCCGCTCATCGAGATGCTGATGGATGACTCCCCGTGGGTTCCCATCGTCAACCCCGACCAGATCTACGGCGTCTCCACGTCGGTAAAGGGCTTCGTCCCCTCGCCGATCGGGCAGTACAACGTCACCGGCGTCGAGTTGAAGGAGTGA
- a CDS encoding ATP-binding cassette domain-containing protein, with product MTIALDVRNLDKVFRAGGLFAKKSAVHAVNDVSLSVREGTTMGLIGESGSGKSTTARMVCRLLTPDSGQILWHGKDIVKLSRKDAAQVTRDIQIVFQDPGSSLNPRWRVGSLVAEGMLTHGLGDAAQRRARVAELLEMCGLPGSAAEKFPHEFSGGQRQRIAIARALAVAPKLLILDEPVSALDVSIQAQILTLLQDLQRELGMTYLMVSHDLAVVEQFCDDVCVMRNGQVVEQGDASRVLTSPTAEYTQELINAHPEPDPRRSRLRVENGR from the coding sequence ATGACCATCGCACTCGACGTCCGCAACCTCGACAAGGTGTTCCGAGCGGGTGGCCTCTTCGCCAAGAAGTCGGCCGTCCACGCGGTGAACGATGTCTCGCTCTCGGTGCGTGAGGGGACGACGATGGGCCTGATCGGCGAATCCGGGTCGGGCAAGTCGACGACGGCCCGCATGGTGTGCCGGCTGCTGACCCCGGACAGCGGGCAGATCCTCTGGCACGGCAAGGACATCGTCAAGCTCTCGCGCAAGGACGCCGCCCAGGTGACGCGCGACATCCAGATCGTGTTCCAGGATCCGGGCTCCTCGCTGAACCCGCGGTGGCGCGTAGGATCGCTCGTCGCGGAGGGCATGCTGACGCACGGGCTCGGTGATGCGGCGCAACGCCGCGCCCGGGTCGCGGAGCTGCTGGAGATGTGCGGGCTGCCCGGCTCTGCCGCCGAGAAGTTCCCCCACGAGTTCTCCGGTGGTCAGCGCCAGCGCATCGCGATTGCCCGCGCGCTGGCCGTGGCGCCGAAGCTGCTCATCCTCGACGAGCCGGTCTCGGCGCTCGACGTGTCGATCCAGGCGCAGATCCTCACGCTCCTCCAGGACCTGCAGCGAGAGCTCGGCATGACATACCTCATGGTGTCGCATGACCTCGCTGTGGTGGAGCAGTTCTGCGACGACGTCTGCGTGATGCGCAACGGGCAGGTCGTCGAGCAGGGCGATGCGAGCAGAGTGCTCACCTCGCCCACCGCGGAGTACACGCAAGAGCTCATCAACGCGCATCCCGAGCCCGATCCGCGACGATCGCGACTTCGGGTTGAGAACGGAAGGTAA